In Microbacterium sp. No. 7, the genomic window GACGGCAGGTCTCCGCCGAGCGCGGGGCCGGCGAACCCCTTCTCCGGATCGGTGAGGGGCACCGAGTCGAGCAGTCCCCGCGTGTAGGGGTGCGCCGGGTTGTCGTAGACCTCCACGGCGTCGCCGAACTCGCAGGTCTTGCCCAGATACATGACGAGGACGTTGTCGCTCACCCCGCGCACGACGCCGAGGTCGTGCGCGATGAACACGATCGTGAGGTCGAACTGCCGCTTCAGGTCCTCGAGCAGGTTGAGGATCTGCGCCTGCACCGACACGTCGAGCGCCGACACGGGCTCGTCGCAGATGAGCAGGCGCGGGCTCAGCGCCAGCGCGCGGCCGATCGCGACGCGCTGCGCCTGCCCGCCCGACAGCTGCCGCGGCAGCATGGTGGCGAAGCGCTCGCCCGGCAGGCCCACCTGCTCGAGCATCTCCTTCGACTTCGCCTCGCGCTCCGCGGCGGGCCGCTGGGCGATCGTGAGGCCCTCGACGATGAGGTCCTTGACGTCGCGCCGCGGGTTGAGCGACGAGACGGGGTCCTGGAAGATCATCTGGATCTCGCGGCGCAGCTCGCGCATGCGCCCCTCGGAGAGCTGCTCGATCGCCTCGTCGCCGAAGCGGATGCGGCCGCCCGCGATGGGGTCGAGCCGCAGCACGGCGCGCCCCGTCGTGGACTTGCCGCAGCCCGACTCGCCCACGATGCCGAGGGTCTCCCCCTGCAGCAGGTCGAAGCTGATGTCGGCGACGGCTTTGAAGCTGCCGCCCTTCGTGTGGTATTCGACCTCCAGGCCGTCTACCGACAGGAGGGCCTTGTCCCCCCGGAGATGCGCGTTCCCGCTACCGGCCAACGAGCTCACCTTCCTTCGCGTCCGCCCGCAGCACGGGCACTGGGTTCACGCATGCCACCGCGTGGTCGGAGCCGACGGCGTCCATCGGCGGCTGGCCCGTCTTGCACGCGTCGAGCGCGAAGTCGCAGCGCGGCGCGAAACGGCATCCGGCCGGCGGATCGGTCGGCGACGGCAGCGAGCCGCGGATCAGCTGCAGCGGCGAATGCCGCTCGTGGTCGATCGTCGGCGTGGCGCCGAGCAGCGCGTGCGTGTAGCGGTGCCGCGGCGCGTCGAAGACCTGCCGCGTCGAGCCGATCTCCGCGAGCCGGCCCGCGTACATCACCGACACCCGGTCGGTGCGGCCGGCCACGACGGCGAGGTCGTGGCTGATGAGCATGAGCGACATGCCGCGCTGCGTCTGCACCTTGCGCAGCAGGTCGAGCACCTGGCGCTGGATGGTCACGTCGAGCGCCGTCGTGGGCTCGTCGGCGATGAGCAGGTCGGGCTCGCACGCCAGCGCCACGGCGAGCATGACGCGCTGCCGCATGCCGCCCGACAGCTCGTGGGGGTACGCACGCAGGCGCCGCTCGGGATCGGGCACGCCGACCTCCTTCAGCAGGTCGAGCGCGCGCGAGTTCGCCTCCGACCGCGAGACGCCGAGATGCTTGCGCATGCCCTCCGTCAACTGGCGATCCACCCGCACCACCGGATTGAGCGACCGCCCCGGATCCTGGAACACCATCGCGATCTGCTTGCCCCAGACCTCCTCCTGCTCCTTCCGCCTCAGCGAGAGCAGGTCGCGGCCCTGGAAGATCACCTCCCCCGTGCGACCCGACCAGTGGGGCATGAGGCCCATGATGGCGCGCGCCATCACCGACTTGCCGGAGCCCGACTCCCCCACGACGCCGAGGGCCTGGCCCTCGGCGACATCGAGGGAGACGCCGTCCACGGCTTTCACGACACCGCGCGGGGTGCCGATGTACGCGTGCAGGTCACGGACCTGCAGCAGCGGCTGTGTGGTGCTCAATCTCGTCGTTCCTCTCCTCGGCCGGGGCGCCCTGTGCGGGGCGCCCCGGCGCATGGTCCTGTCAGGGCTCGATCCACATGTCGGCGGGCGACAGCGAGCCGATGCCGTACATGCTCATCCCGTGGATGTTGTCGTTCGCCATGTACCCGGCCACCGGGCGTCCGGTGAGCAGGTAGGGGACGAGCTCCGCGAAGCGCTCCTGCACGATGCGGTAGGCCTCGACCCGCTCCTCCGTGTCGGTCGACGTGCTCGCGCGGTCGAGTGCGGCATCCATCTCGGGGTCCGAGATGCGCGAGTAGTTCAGCTCGCCCCGGCTGTGCAGGTTCACCCAGATGCGCGGCCCGGGGTCGGCGCCGAAGAGGACCGATCCCGAGAGCAGCTGGAAGTCGCCGCTCAGCGGCAGCAGACCGACCTCCGAGAGGTCGCGGACGTCGGCCGTGACGGTCACGTTGTCGTACTGCGAGAGCTGCGCCTGCAGCGACTCGAACGTCGCCGTGCCCGTCGCGTAGAACGTCGCGGCGAAGTCGACGGGCTTGCCCTCGGCCGCCAGCTCGTCGAACAGCCGCTGCGCCAGCTCGGGGTCGTAGCCCGGCAGCGGGACGTCGCTGAAGAACGGCGTGCCCTCCACGAACAGCGTCTCCGGCACGATCGCGTAGCCGCCCTGCGACGCCACGTTCATCGCGTCGAGGTCGATCGCGCTGATCAGCGCCTGGCGGGCGCGCACGTCGTCGAACGGCGGCTTGCTCGTGTTGATGGTCCACCCGCCTCCGCCGCCCACGGGGTGCATCACGGCCGTCAGGCCGCCCTCCTCCGCGCGGCCGATGTTCTCGGCGCCCGTCTCGGTCGCAAGATCCGCCTGGCCGCTCAGCACCGCGTTGTAGCGCTGGGAGAGGTCGACGATGCCGCGCAGCTCGATGCGGTCGAGGTACGGGCGCGGCGCGTCCCAGTACTGCTCGTTGCGCTCGAGCACGACGACGTCCTGCCGCGACCAGCTGTCGAGCACGAACGGTCCCGCGCCGATCGGGGCGGCGTCGAACGCCTCCGTGCCCGCCTCGAGCGCCTCGGGCTGGGCGATCCAGTTCAGGTGCGTCCCGAGCACGGCGTGCGGGAAGCTCGGCATCGGATCGGTCATCGTGATCCTCAGCGTGCGGTCGTCGACGACCTCGTAGGCCTCGACGAGCCTCGCCACGCCCACGTCGCCCGACCGGGTCTCGGGGTCGAGCAGGCGCTCCCAGCCGTACTGGATCGCCGCCGCGGTGAACGGCGAGCCGTCGGAGAAGGTGACCCCGTCGCGGATCGTCAGGGTGAAGGTCTTGCCCTCGTCGTCCGTGGCGAAGTCCTCCAGGAGCGAGAACTGCAGCTCCGCGGTCTCGGCGTCGTCGGTCAGCAGCTGCCCGTACAGGGCGTTGCCGAGGACGGTGTTGCCGACGTAGATGTTCCGGATGCGGGCCGGGTCCATGCTCGTCGGGCTCGACACCTCGACGATCTGGGCGACGCCGCCGGCGACCGGCTCCGACGACACCTCCTCCGAGGGCTTCGTCCCTCCTCCCCCGTCGGCGGGGGCGCATCCGCCGAGGAGCAGCGCTGCTCCGGCGAGTGCCGCGACCCAGATCCTCATCGATCTGCGCTTCACAGTCATGTGTTGCCCTTCCTTTCCTCAGTCGTGCATCGTGCGATCGAACTTGATCCGCAGATGGTCGCCCGCGTGGTTGAGCGAGAACACCGTCAGGAAGATCGCCGCGGCGGGGACCATCGTGATGTGCGGGGCGGTGCCCAGGGTGTCGCGGCCGGCGTTGATCATCCCGCCCCAGCTCGGCGTGGGCGGCGGGACGCCCAGTCCGAGGAAGCTCAGCGAGCCCTCCGCGACGATGAGCGCGGCGATCACGAGCGGCAGGTACGCGGTGAGCGCGGGGATCACGTTCGGCAGGATCTCCTTGATCAGGATGCGCGTGTTCCCGGCGCCCATGTTCTTGGCGGCGCGCACGAACTCCCGGTTCGACCACGCGATCGTGTTCGCGCGGGAGAGGCGCGTGAACGTCGGCACCGCCAGCAGCGAGAGGCCCACGAGGAGCGTCGGCACGCTCGGCGTGAAGATCGCCGTGAGCGCGAGCAGCAGGACCATGCCCGGGAAGGCCAGCAGCACGTCCGCGACGAGCGTCACGACGTTGTCGACGCGCTTGCCGAGGTAGCCGCCCAGGAGGCCCAGGGTCGTGCCGATCGTGAATCCCGCGAGGCCGGCGACCGCGCCGATGACGAGCGAGACCTGCGCGCCGAAGATCGTGCGCGACAGCAGCGAGCGCCCGATGCCGTCGGTGCCGAGCAGCAGGTTGATGTCGCCGCCCAGCTGCGGGCTCAGTCGCGGCGGCCCGACCGCCTCGTCGAACGAGGCGATGGGCAGCACGTTGGCGAAGATCGCCAGGAGCACGATCAGCGCGAGCCACGCGTACGAGAGCATCACGATGATGGAGCGCTTCTTCTTGGGAGGCGCGACGTAGGGGACGCGCGCCTCGCTCGTCCGGGCCGACCGCCTCTCGGACACGCTGCTCACGGTCATGCCGCCACCGCCTTCTGTGCGTGCGGTGCGCTCACCGCGGGCTTCTTCTTGCGTGCGCGCGTCGCGGTGCGCACGCGTGGATCGAGGAGTCCGTAGGCGACGTCGACGAGCATGTTGATGCCGACGTAGACCACGGCGATGAAGGTCACGACGCCCTGCACCGTGATCACGTCGCGCGTCTGGATCGACGTCGCGATCAGCAGGCCGAGGCCGGGCAGGCCGAACAGGGTCTCGATCACGATGGTCCCGCCGATGAGGCGGCCCAGGTTGATCCCCGCGATCGTCACGAGCGAGAACGACGAGGGACGGAAGGCGTGCCGGAACAGCACGTAGCTGCGGCTCATGCCCTTCGCGCGCGCCGCGGCGATGAAGTCCTCGCGCAGGGTCGTGATGAGGTCGGCCCTCAGCACGCGGTGGAACGCGGCGATCTCGTTGATCGCGACGGCGACCGCCGGCAGGAACGCGCTGCGCAGGTTCATGGCGACGTCGTCGGCCAGCGGCACCCACCCGAAGACCGGGAAGGCCCGCAGCGTCAGCGCGAAGACGAGGATGAGGATGGGCCCGGCCACGAACGCCGGGGTGGCCAGGAAGACCGAGGTGAGCGCGACGATGCCGCGGTCGATCGGGTTGTTGGGGAACGACGCCGAGAGTACCGCGAGCAGGATCGACGTCGCCAGGGCGATCGCCAGGCCGAGCACCGCGAGCTCCAGCGTGACCGGGAGCCGGCTCATGATGGCATCCATCACGGGCACGCCCGTGACGGGGGACGTGCCGAGGTCTCCCTGCAGGGCGTTGAGCAGCCACGTGCCGTACTGCTCCCAGAGCGGCCGGTCGAGGCCGAGCTCGGCGTTGAGGGCGGCGATGCGCTCGGGCGTCGCGCTCTCGCCCAGGATGACGGCGGCGACCGATCCCGGGGTGAGGCTGAGCAGCGCGACCGTCAGCATCGTGACGAGCAGCACCACCAGCAGGGCGTAGCCGGCACGTCGTGCGATCGTGATCATCATGAGCGGCACCGCGCCTTCTGCATCGGCCGCCGCTCGCGCCGTGCCGCCGTCGCCGCTGTCAAGCTCCGGACTCGGCCGGATCGGGCAGATCTCATCATGGGAACGACTCCCTCGTCGTGGTTGTCACGGTGCATCGGCGCGCCGTCTTCGTCTTCCTCCCCGCGGGGCGGCCTGCACCGGCCGCCCCGCGGAAAGGTCCTTGTCTCCTGGGCTCAGCCGCGTGTCACGGGGCGAGCCACAGGGTGGCGGGCCACATCGAGCCGATGCCGTACCGCGTGATGCCGTTGATCTCGTCGTTGGCCATGACGCCCGCGCTGATGCGCGAGGTGAACACGTACGGGGTCAGCTCGACGACGCGCTCCTGCACGGTCTCGTAGGCCTCGATGCGCTCGTCGAGGTCGGTCGCGTGGCGGCCGGCCTCCAGCGCCGCGTCCAGCTCGGCGTCGCTGATCCGCGTGTAGTTCTGCCGGCCGTCGCTGTGCAGGAACAGGCCCAGGCGCGGGTCGGGCTCGGCGCCGACGAGGATCGAGGTCGTCGTGATCTGGAAGTCGCCGGCGAGCGTCACGAGCCCGGCCTCGGAGGGATCGCGCTGGTCCGCGCCGATCGTGACGTTGTCGTACTCGTTGAGCTGCGCCTGCAGCGCCTCGTACTGGGTGCTCGATCCGGCGAAGAACGTGACCTTGAAGTCGACGGGCTTGCCCTCGGCCGCCAGCTCGTCGAAGAGCTCCTGCGCCTTCTCGGGGTCGTACGTGTGCAGCGGGATGTCGCTGTGGAACGGCGACGCGTCGACGAACAGCGTCTCGGGGATCACGCCGTATCCGCCGAGCGAGGCGAGGTTGAACGCCTCGAGGTCGAGCGCGTACGAGAGCGCCTGCCGGGCGCGCACGTCGTCGAAGGGCGCCTTGGTCGTGTTGAGGCCGAAGCCGGAGCCCGCGTTGAGCGGCAGCGTCTCGTTGAAGAAGCCGCTGTCCTCGGCCTTGGCGAGGTTCTCGGCGCCCGACTCCATGACGAGGTCGGCCTGTCCGCCGATGAGGGCGTTGAAGCGCTGCGAGGTGTCCCACATGCCGCGCACCTCGATGCCGTCGAGGTAGGGGTACGGGTCGTTCCAGTAGTTCTCGTTGCGCTCCAGCGAGACGACGTCCTGACGCGCCCAGTTCTTCAGCACGAAGGGGCCCGCGCCGATGGGGTTGGCGTCGAAGGCCGCCTGCCCCGCCTCGAGCGCCTCGGGCTTGGCGATCCAGTTCATCGTCGTCGGGATGACCGCGCTCGGGAAGTTCGGGATGGGCGTGACGAGGGTCACGGTGAGCGTCAGGTCGTCGACGACCTCCGTGCTCTCGACCAGGGCGGACGTGCCGATGTCGGCGGAGCCCGTCTCGGGCGCCCGCAGGCGGTCCCAGCCGTACTTGACGGCCTCGGCGGTGAACGGCGTGCCGTCGGAGAACGTGACGCCCTCGCGCACCTTCACGGTGAAGGTCTTGCCGCCGTCGTCGGTCGTCATGTCCTCGAGCAGCTCGTAGGTGAGGTCGCCGGTCACCGGGTCGTCGCGCAGCAGCGCGCCGTAGAGCGCGTTGCCGATCGTCGACGCGTTGTACCAGAGGTTCTGCATCCGCGCGGGATCGAGGCTCGTCGGCGTCGCCGGCTCGATGATCTGGGCGATGCCGCCGGCGACGGGCTCGCCCTCGGACGTGGCTCCGCCGTTGGCGCTCTCGCTGCCCTGGGGGGTGCCCCCGTTCCCCGCGCACGCGGTGAGCGTGAGAGCCGCGACGGTCAGCGCCGCGAAGGCGGTGGCGACGGATCTCTTCCTTGAAATCACGGTGTTCCTCTTTTCCTGCTGTGTTCGGACTCTTGCCGGATCGGGCCAGGTCCCGTGGAGCCACGAGGAGAGCTGTCGCGGGCGCGAGCGCGCAGCGACGGACATCTGACTCCCTTGTCGTAGATGCATCGGGTGAGACCACTCACCGTTCGTCACTCGCGGTTGCAGCTGTGCCCCGCGAGGTACCTCGATTGTGCGCCACCGCATCGGGCAAAGTCAAGAATCAGATTCTTGTTTTTATCGTTTCGAGATCTATGATGCGCCCGCGCGCAGGCATCAGGTATCGCAGAATCACAGGCATCCACACGGTGTCGTGTGAACAATCGTGATTCTGTCGAAAAGAAAGAATTGGTTCTGTCTTGCCTGCGGGTCAGCGGCGGTCGATCTCGCGCGCCAGCGGTCTGTGCGACACCAGGCCCGACGCGATCGCGGCGAGCACGCCCAGTGG contains:
- a CDS encoding ABC transporter ATP-binding protein, with translation MSTTQPLLQVRDLHAYIGTPRGVVKAVDGVSLDVAEGQALGVVGESGSGKSVMARAIMGLMPHWSGRTGEVIFQGRDLLSLRRKEQEEVWGKQIAMVFQDPGRSLNPVVRVDRQLTEGMRKHLGVSRSEANSRALDLLKEVGVPDPERRLRAYPHELSGGMRQRVMLAVALACEPDLLIADEPTTALDVTIQRQVLDLLRKVQTQRGMSLMLISHDLAVVAGRTDRVSVMYAGRLAEIGSTRQVFDAPRHRYTHALLGATPTIDHERHSPLQLIRGSLPSPTDPPAGCRFAPRCDFALDACKTGQPPMDAVGSDHAVACVNPVPVLRADAKEGELVGR
- a CDS encoding ABC transporter permease gives rise to the protein MMITIARRAGYALLVVLLVTMLTVALLSLTPGSVAAVILGESATPERIAALNAELGLDRPLWEQYGTWLLNALQGDLGTSPVTGVPVMDAIMSRLPVTLELAVLGLAIALATSILLAVLSASFPNNPIDRGIVALTSVFLATPAFVAGPILILVFALTLRAFPVFGWVPLADDVAMNLRSAFLPAVAVAINEIAAFHRVLRADLITTLREDFIAAARAKGMSRSYVLFRHAFRPSSFSLVTIAGINLGRLIGGTIVIETLFGLPGLGLLIATSIQTRDVITVQGVVTFIAVVYVGINMLVDVAYGLLDPRVRTATRARKKKPAVSAPHAQKAVAA
- a CDS encoding ABC transporter permease, with translation MTVSSVSERRSARTSEARVPYVAPPKKKRSIIVMLSYAWLALIVLLAIFANVLPIASFDEAVGPPRLSPQLGGDINLLLGTDGIGRSLLSRTIFGAQVSLVIGAVAGLAGFTIGTTLGLLGGYLGKRVDNVVTLVADVLLAFPGMVLLLALTAIFTPSVPTLLVGLSLLAVPTFTRLSRANTIAWSNREFVRAAKNMGAGNTRILIKEILPNVIPALTAYLPLVIAALIVAEGSLSFLGLGVPPPTPSWGGMINAGRDTLGTAPHITMVPAAAIFLTVFSLNHAGDHLRIKFDRTMHD
- a CDS encoding ABC transporter substrate-binding protein translates to MTVKRRSMRIWVAALAGAALLLGGCAPADGGGGTKPSEEVSSEPVAGGVAQIVEVSSPTSMDPARIRNIYVGNTVLGNALYGQLLTDDAETAELQFSLLEDFATDDEGKTFTLTIRDGVTFSDGSPFTAAAIQYGWERLLDPETRSGDVGVARLVEAYEVVDDRTLRITMTDPMPSFPHAVLGTHLNWIAQPEALEAGTEAFDAAPIGAGPFVLDSWSRQDVVVLERNEQYWDAPRPYLDRIELRGIVDLSQRYNAVLSGQADLATETGAENIGRAEEGGLTAVMHPVGGGGGWTINTSKPPFDDVRARQALISAIDLDAMNVASQGGYAIVPETLFVEGTPFFSDVPLPGYDPELAQRLFDELAAEGKPVDFAATFYATGTATFESLQAQLSQYDNVTVTADVRDLSEVGLLPLSGDFQLLSGSVLFGADPGPRIWVNLHSRGELNYSRISDPEMDAALDRASTSTDTEERVEAYRIVQERFAELVPYLLTGRPVAGYMANDNIHGMSMYGIGSLSPADMWIEP
- a CDS encoding ABC transporter substrate-binding protein; the encoded protein is MISRKRSVATAFAALTVAALTLTACAGNGGTPQGSESANGGATSEGEPVAGGIAQIIEPATPTSLDPARMQNLWYNASTIGNALYGALLRDDPVTGDLTYELLEDMTTDDGGKTFTVKVREGVTFSDGTPFTAEAVKYGWDRLRAPETGSADIGTSALVESTEVVDDLTLTVTLVTPIPNFPSAVIPTTMNWIAKPEALEAGQAAFDANPIGAGPFVLKNWARQDVVSLERNENYWNDPYPYLDGIEVRGMWDTSQRFNALIGGQADLVMESGAENLAKAEDSGFFNETLPLNAGSGFGLNTTKAPFDDVRARQALSYALDLEAFNLASLGGYGVIPETLFVDASPFHSDIPLHTYDPEKAQELFDELAAEGKPVDFKVTFFAGSSTQYEALQAQLNEYDNVTIGADQRDPSEAGLVTLAGDFQITTTSILVGAEPDPRLGLFLHSDGRQNYTRISDAELDAALEAGRHATDLDERIEAYETVQERVVELTPYVFTSRISAGVMANDEINGITRYGIGSMWPATLWLAP
- a CDS encoding ABC transporter ATP-binding protein, giving the protein MAGSGNAHLRGDKALLSVDGLEVEYHTKGGSFKAVADISFDLLQGETLGIVGESGCGKSTTGRAVLRLDPIAGGRIRFGDEAIEQLSEGRMRELRREIQMIFQDPVSSLNPRRDVKDLIVEGLTIAQRPAAEREAKSKEMLEQVGLPGERFATMLPRQLSGGQAQRVAIGRALALSPRLLICDEPVSALDVSVQAQILNLLEDLKRQFDLTIVFIAHDLGVVRGVSDNVLVMYLGKTCEFGDAVEVYDNPAHPYTRGLLDSVPLTDPEKGFAGPALGGDLPSPLSPPTGCRFRTRCPIAQERCAVEEPRMREVRPGQYAACHFPLVDEMSGADGGDAPAAVA